The following coding sequences lie in one Pyrobaculum sp. 3827-6 genomic window:
- a CDS encoding type II/IV secretion system ATPase subunit gives MLDFRLDSCQGAIVEEYLSEGARIQIYQSEDGYCYNVAYAFPYSERVGEYAYKVVEYLTANQIIRPNISREELGKLIEMAMTDIGVPKQLRAAVRYYVQLEAADYSYLTPILYDIRLENVNINGTDNPIFVDHRDYGYNVKTNVIPTNRESLIKIVGRVYAETGRPLNEQYPIQDTYIRLRNGALLRFATAMSTRVSRNPPYVSVRIQPPFPISPTELIKKRSISALAMAYLWYLFEHHKSVMVIGGTGTGKTTLLNALLVLLPHKRLAIAEETPEIRVPPSYQNVVMLFTSPMYDYMKHLPGSESAIYLIDLVKYLLRARPDIIIIGESRGREIHELIQGVLTGHGGATTFHAEDIMEVFMRLTGEAMGVSAEHLSAFHVLATIRRFEFGRRVTSLTEVVWLRAYPYAAPGKIKIKEEEFGLINVGWYDQRTDTVEVDLRRSYWLQKIGGYDEILERAKFLTALVERGIYDAEKVGEAVREYYKAKHALLRKA, from the coding sequence ATGCTGGACTTTCGGCTTGACTCCTGCCAGGGCGCCATTGTTGAGGAATACCTGTCCGAGGGGGCGAGGATTCAGATTTACCAATCGGAAGATGGCTACTGCTATAACGTGGCCTATGCGTTTCCCTACTCAGAGAGGGTGGGGGAATATGCATATAAGGTAGTGGAGTACTTAACTGCCAACCAGATAATTAGACCCAACATCTCACGGGAGGAGCTTGGCAAACTAATAGAGATGGCAATGACGGACATCGGGGTACCTAAGCAACTACGCGCCGCGGTTAGGTACTACGTCCAGCTCGAGGCGGCGGACTACTCCTACCTAACGCCAATATTGTATGACATCAGACTTGAAAATGTCAACATAAATGGAACCGACAACCCGATCTTTGTAGATCACCGCGATTATGGATACAACGTAAAGACAAATGTCATACCAACTAATAGGGAGTCATTGATAAAAATCGTGGGGAGAGTCTATGCGGAGACCGGAAGGCCACTAAACGAGCAGTACCCAATTCAAGACACTTATATCAGGCTGAGGAACGGGGCACTACTGCGCTTCGCAACTGCGATGTCCACACGCGTATCGAGAAACCCGCCGTACGTCTCCGTGCGTATCCAGCCGCCCTTCCCAATATCCCCCACTGAGCTCATTAAGAAGCGTAGTATCTCCGCGCTTGCGATGGCCTACCTCTGGTACCTCTTTGAGCACCATAAGTCTGTTATGGTTATCGGAGGCACGGGCACCGGCAAGACTACATTACTAAACGCACTGCTTGTCCTCCTGCCTCATAAACGCCTCGCCATCGCTGAGGAGACTCCGGAGATAAGAGTCCCCCCGAGCTACCAGAACGTGGTAATGCTCTTCACATCGCCCATGTACGACTACATGAAGCACCTGCCCGGATCTGAGTCTGCCATATATCTAATAGACTTGGTTAAGTACCTCCTACGCGCCAGGCCCGACATAATTATAATCGGCGAGAGCCGCGGCCGCGAGATACATGAGTTGATACAGGGCGTGTTGACAGGCCACGGAGGCGCCACCACGTTCCACGCGGAAGACATTATGGAGGTCTTCATGCGTCTCACTGGCGAGGCTATGGGCGTCTCGGCGGAGCACCTTTCCGCTTTCCACGTGTTGGCCACTATTAGAAGGTTTGAATTCGGTAGGAGGGTCACGTCTCTGACGGAGGTGGTGTGGCTGAGGGCGTATCCATACGCGGCTCCAGGCAAGATAAAGATTAAAGAGGAGGAGTTCGGCTTAATAAACGTGGGTTGGTACGACCAGCGTACAGACACCGTGGAGGTGGATCTAAGGAGGTCCTACTGGCTGCAGAAAATAGGGGGTTACGATGAGATCCTCGAAAGAGCTAAGTTCTTAACGGCTCTTGTGGAGAGGGGGATTTACGATGCTGAAAAAGTTGGGGAGGCCGTGAGGGAGTACTACAAAGCGAAACATGCTCTGCTACGGAAGGCCTGA
- a CDS encoding type II secretion system F family protein — protein MFGAIAKWQLKGIEKTDIDPLKFRNTARLFGILGLGVLAAGAAFSALGLFPLGPVFLGVGGLVFFLPKLLVSIRAGSIREMLSTEMVFFTALVQMAFATKAHINLLIERMTRYRELPGVRTLAIAAWNNARMVGLEPLDAMKRAVEKLAPQKLVYRFNSLYTSLRIGEDIVAKLSLYMDMDIVEFSSAMQRRMDRMTSLISSLVVGLAMLSVTAVVIGRGNPAMLVIMGGLLPAVLGVVMALFINVPLMKMEFRKVPLIFGVASSIAMIVLGFTPAAFYAPLMAFAVALAGWIFTRERIDARAFERGFMDFVYTVFDELKRAPSVFRAVENAITFGDYGPFNNKAAAVLQTMKVGDSRLEDVVLKDMQPVMSVILRMLFDIYRLGTLPRATIDQLQNFVMKLFEYRTEIGKTLNITRFLALAGAAMVAFVNTSMIKLTEAMSKISGGAQLGGVGMSMLYMALGIMAVGYYFLFARISFSTRGGLLYLAMLYLAIFVASFSVGLFLRA, from the coding sequence GTGTTTGGCGCTATAGCTAAGTGGCAGTTAAAGGGGATAGAGAAGACGGACATCGATCCTCTGAAGTTTAGGAACACGGCGAGGTTGTTCGGCATTTTGGGCCTTGGCGTGTTGGCGGCGGGTGCGGCGTTCTCAGCGCTGGGTCTCTTTCCTCTTGGTCCTGTGTTTCTGGGAGTCGGCGGCTTGGTGTTTTTCCTCCCCAAGCTCTTGGTGTCTATACGCGCCGGCTCTATACGTGAGATGCTGTCTACGGAGATGGTGTTTTTCACGGCGCTGGTCCAAATGGCGTTCGCGACGAAGGCTCATATCAACCTGCTTATCGAGCGCATGACGCGCTACAGAGAGCTCCCAGGCGTGAGGACCCTCGCCATAGCCGCCTGGAACAACGCCAGGATGGTGGGGCTTGAGCCGCTGGACGCAATGAAGCGCGCCGTGGAGAAGCTGGCCCCGCAGAAGCTGGTTTACCGCTTCAACTCCCTGTACACATCCCTCAGAATTGGAGAAGATATAGTGGCGAAGCTCTCCCTCTACATGGATATGGACATCGTGGAGTTCTCCTCGGCAATGCAGAGACGCATGGATAGAATGACCTCGCTCATCTCATCCCTCGTCGTAGGTCTGGCGATGCTTTCCGTAACCGCCGTGGTGATAGGAAGGGGCAACCCCGCCATGTTAGTAATAATGGGTGGGCTCCTCCCCGCTGTTTTAGGCGTTGTGATGGCTCTCTTCATCAACGTACCCCTTATGAAAATGGAGTTTAGAAAAGTCCCTTTAATCTTTGGAGTCGCATCATCCATTGCCATGATAGTATTAGGTTTTACGCCAGCCGCCTTCTACGCGCCTCTAATGGCCTTTGCTGTGGCTTTAGCTGGGTGGATATTTACAAGAGAGAGGATAGATGCGAGGGCTTTCGAGAGGGGGTTTATGGATTTTGTATATACGGTTTTTGATGAGCTTAAAAGAGCGCCGTCTGTTTTCCGCGCCGTTGAAAACGCAATTACCTTTGGAGACTACGGACCCTTTAATAACAAAGCCGCCGCGGTATTACAGACTATGAAGGTGGGCGACAGCCGGCTAGAGGATGTGGTTTTAAAAGACATGCAACCAGTTATGTCTGTGATCTTGAGAATGTTATTCGACATCTACCGCTTGGGTACTCTGCCCCGCGCGACGATCGACCAACTACAGAACTTTGTTATGAAACTCTTTGAATACAGGACAGAAATCGGGAAGACTTTAAACATAACGCGTTTCTTGGCCCTCGCCGGCGCCGCCATGGTGGCTTTTGTGAACACCTCTATGATAAAGCTGACGGAGGCCATGTCTAAAATCTCAGGTGGGGCACAGCTAGGCGGCGTTGGAATGAGCATGCTGTACATGGCGCTGGGCATAATGGCTGTGGGCTACTACTTCCTCTTCGCCCGCATTAGCTTCTCCACGAGGGGGGGTTTGCTGTACCTCGCCATGCTCTACCTGGCAATTTTCGTGGCTTCATTCTCAGTTGGACTATTCCTACGCGCATAG